From Corvus moneduloides isolate bCorMon1 chromosome 2, bCorMon1.pri, whole genome shotgun sequence, one genomic window encodes:
- the MTMR2 gene encoding myotubularin-related protein 2 isoform X2 codes for MEEPPLLPGETIKDMAKDVTYICPFTGAIRGTLTVTNYRLYFKSMERDPPFVLDASLGVINRVEKIGGASSRGENSYGLEIVCKDIRNLRFAHKPEGRTRRSIFENLMKYAFPVSNNLPLFAFEYKEVFPENGWKVYDPTWEYRRQGIPNESWRLTKINERYELCDTYPAILAVPVNIPDEELKRVASFRSRGRIPVLSWIHPESQATITRCSQPMVGVSGKRSKEDEKYLQAIMDSNAQSHKIFIFDARPSVNAVANKAKGGGYESEDAYQNAELVFLDIHNIHVMRESLRKLKEIVYPNIEETHWLSNLESTHWLEHIKLILAGALRIADKVESGKTSVVVHCSDGWDRTAQLTSLSLLMLDGYYRTIRGFEVLVEKEWLSFGHRFQLRVGHGDKNHADADRSPVFLQFIDCVWQMTRQFPTAFEFNEYFLITILDHLYSCLFGTFLCSSEQQRVKESLPKKTVSLWSYINSQLEDFTNPLYVSYSNHVLYPVASMRHLELWVGYYIRWNPRMKPQEPVHNRYKELLAKRAELQKKVEELQREITNRSTSSSERAGSPAQCVAPVQTVV; via the exons ctaaggATGTTACTTACATCTGCCCCTTCACTGGAGCAATCAGAGGAACCCTTACTGTTACCAATTATagactgtattttaaaagcatggaACGG GACCCTCCTTTTGTCCTAGATGCATCTTTAGGTGTAATCAACAGAGTGGAGAAAATTGGAGGTGCTTCCAGTCGCGGTGAGAATTCATACGGGCTGGAGATTGTATGCAAG gatATTCGAAACTTGCGGTTTGCTCATAAGCCTGAAGGGAGAACTAGACGATCCATATTTGAGAACCTAATGAAATATGCTTTTCCAGTTTCAAATAATCTG ccaCTTTTTGCCTTTGAGTACAAAGAGGTTTTCCCAGAAAATGGATGGAAAGTGTATGACCCAACTTGGGAGTACAGAAGACAG GGAATTCCCAATGAAAGCTGGAGGCTGACCAAGATTAATGAGCGCTACGAGCTGTGTGACACATACCCTGCCATTCTAGCTGTGCCTGTAAACATTCCCGATGAGGAATTAAAGAGAGTGGCATCCTTCAGATCAAGAGGACGAATACCA GTCTTGTCATGGATTCACCCAGAAAGTCAAGCAACGATCACTCGCTGTAGCCAGCCCATGGTGGGAGTGAGTGGCAAGCGGAGCAAGGAGGATGAAAAGTACCTTCAAGCCATCATGGATTCGAATGCCCAGTCCCATAAAATCTTCATATTTGATGCACGGCCTAGTGTGAATGCTGTAGCCAATAAG GCTAAAGGAGGGGGCTATGAAAGCGAGGATGCCTATCAGAATGCAGAATTAGTGTTCCTGGACATTCACAATATTCATGTTATGAGAGAGTCGctgagaaaactgaaagaaattgtGTATCCCAATATCGAGGAGACTCACTGGCTGTCTAATTTAGAGTCAACTCACTGGCTAGAGCATATCAAG CTCATTCTTGCTGGAGCCCTTCGGATTGCTGACAAAGTGGAATCAGGGAAGACATCTGTGGTTGTGCACTGCAGTGATGGCTGGGACCGCACAGCCCAGCTCACCTCGCTCTCCCTGCTCATGTTGGATGGCTACTACCGAACTATCAGGGGCTTTGAGGTGCTAGTGGAGAAGGAGTGGCTGAGCTTCGGCCACAGGTTTCAGCTG agGGTTGGCCACGGGGACAAGAATCACGCGGATGCCGATCGCTCCCCCGTCTTCCTGCAGTTCATCGACTGTGTCTGGCAAATGACAAGACAG TTTCCTACAGCATTTGAGTTCAATGAGTACTTCCTGATCACCATCCTGGATCACCTGTACAGCTGTTTGTTTGGGaccttcctctgcagcagtgagcagcagAGAGTGAAGGAG AGCCTTCCAAAAAAGACTGTATCACTTTGGTCTTACATCAACAGCCAACTGGAAGACTTCACTAACCCTTTGTACGTGAGCTACTCCAACCACGTCCTGTATCCCGTGGCCAGCATGCGCCACCTCGAGCTGTGGGTCGGTTACTACATCCGCTGGAACCCCAGGATGAAGCCTCAG GAACCTGTCCATAATCGCTACAAGGAGCTTCTGGCCAAGCGGGCTGAGCTGCAGAAGAAagtggaggagctgcagagggagatCACCAACCGTTCCACCTCATCCTCGGAGCGAGCCGGCTCTCCCGCGCAGTGCGTCGCTCCCGTACAGACAGTTGTATAA